In Dermacentor silvarum isolate Dsil-2018 chromosome 2, BIME_Dsil_1.4, whole genome shotgun sequence, the following proteins share a genomic window:
- the LOC125943313 gene encoding uncharacterized protein LOC125943313 yields MSSGAATIRPLAHALSLVLSLTLLHLALLPPRRASAEAAPSAAQRRESLLVTQICMGSQRFTNTVNLLLSFAQRVLAQPRRLDIGGNFGLNLTLRGLDTLSLRGTAETYCDENVAQAWLPLSLSPTIVLTLISPLPYLPYVQKDISGTLSGLEANVGVRVDRNDPNSRLVISSLEVVNVDAIDVELSSFAAFSGTPLTSFFQLPGMTRKIALLAPVVRAALQTFIDRGGFSL; encoded by the coding sequence ATGTCCTCTGGCGCTGCCACTATTCGTCCGCTGGCCCACGCTCTGTCCCTCGTCCTTTCGTTGACGCTACTGCATTTGGCGTTGCTGCCCCCAAGACGGGCCTCAGCGGAGGCTGCACCATCAGCGGCCCAACGTCGCGAGTCCCTACTGGTCACGCAGATCTGCATGGGATCGCAGAGGTTCACCAACACCGTCAACCTTCTGCTGTCGTTCGCGCAGCGGGTGCTGGCCCAGCCCAGGCGGCTGGACATCGGTGGAAACTTCGGTCTCAACTTGACGCTACGCGGACTCGACACGCTGTCTCTGCGGGGCACGGCGGAGACGTACTGCGACGAGAACGTTGCGCAGGCGTGGCTTCCGCTCAGTTTGTCGCCGACCATCGTGCTCACTCTGATATCCCCGCTGCCATACCTTCCGTACGTCCAGAAGGACATCTCGGGCACGCTGAGCGGACTCGAAGCAAACGTCGGTGTGCGAGTGGACAGGAACGACCCCAACAGTCGTCTCGTGATCTCGTCGCTCGAAGTCGTGAACGTGGACGCTATCGACGTGGAGCTGAGCTCGTTCGCAGCCTTTTCCGGCACGCCGCTCACCTCGTTTTTCCAACTGCCCGGCATGACGAGAAAGATCGCGCTGCTGGCGCCCGTAGTGCGAGCCGCGTTGCAGACGTTCATCGACCGCGGCGGGTTTAGTCTGTAA